In the genome of Cellulomonas sp. WB94, one region contains:
- a CDS encoding gluconokinase: MSAQTAGVHPPAEVIIGLDVGTTAAKVVAFGLGSPWRHTAIREYPLVQPAPGWQVQDPQAIAAAVQGALAECVDAVGGSSVVALSVSAAMHGLIGLDAKLRPLTPLVTWADARARDEARSLRESGLAGALYRTSGTPVHPMSPLTKLMWFSAHEPQLCATVRYWVGLKDYVLVTLTGTLATELSSASGTGMLDLQTRDWSPAAIDLAGISADQLPPVLPTTSALGLMKTVANRVGLPVGLPVVVGAADGPLGNLGTNAMAPGVVGLSLGTSGAVRMVVPEPMLDPDGRLFCYALTDEHWVIGGAVSNGGVVVRWAGGIFGRDLAGDAGGVAPDAALLALAESVPPGSDGLLMLPYLLAERAPLWDPDLTGAFLGIRHAHTRGHFVRAAVEGVALQLSTIVDRLDRIEPVTSVRATGGVFRSPLWRDIMAGALGRPVCVTGGAEGSALGAAALGLYALGRVSELGDGVGVLEPDDADASSSAMPAAMPEHSEVYARMRAAVPGLLAAYDDVARLFRSMGED, translated from the coding sequence ATGAGCGCTCAGACGGCCGGGGTGCACCCGCCGGCCGAGGTGATCATCGGGCTCGACGTCGGCACGACAGCCGCCAAGGTCGTGGCCTTCGGGCTCGGCTCGCCGTGGCGCCACACCGCCATCCGGGAGTACCCGCTCGTGCAGCCGGCTCCGGGCTGGCAGGTGCAGGACCCCCAGGCGATCGCAGCGGCAGTCCAAGGTGCGCTGGCGGAGTGCGTGGATGCCGTCGGCGGTTCCAGCGTCGTGGCGCTCTCGGTGAGCGCCGCGATGCACGGCCTGATCGGTCTGGACGCCAAGCTGCGTCCTCTGACACCGCTGGTGACATGGGCCGACGCTCGCGCCCGCGACGAGGCGCGGAGCCTTCGGGAGTCCGGCCTGGCTGGTGCGCTCTACCGGACCTCGGGCACGCCCGTGCACCCGATGTCACCGCTCACCAAGCTCATGTGGTTCTCTGCGCACGAGCCGCAGCTGTGCGCGACCGTGCGGTACTGGGTGGGGTTGAAGGACTACGTTCTCGTCACCCTCACGGGGACGCTCGCAACCGAGCTGTCGTCGGCGTCGGGCACCGGGATGCTCGACCTGCAGACGCGCGACTGGAGCCCTGCAGCGATCGACCTTGCGGGCATCTCCGCCGACCAGCTCCCGCCCGTCCTGCCGACAACCTCTGCGCTCGGCCTCATGAAGACCGTGGCGAACCGGGTGGGACTGCCCGTGGGTCTGCCCGTTGTCGTGGGAGCCGCGGACGGCCCTCTCGGCAACCTCGGCACCAACGCGATGGCGCCCGGCGTCGTCGGGCTCTCTCTCGGCACGAGCGGAGCCGTGCGGATGGTCGTGCCCGAACCGATGCTGGATCCCGACGGCCGGTTGTTCTGCTATGCGCTCACCGACGAGCACTGGGTCATCGGCGGCGCCGTCAGCAACGGTGGCGTCGTCGTGCGCTGGGCCGGCGGCATCTTCGGCCGCGACCTCGCCGGTGACGCGGGCGGGGTGGCGCCAGACGCCGCTCTGCTCGCGCTGGCCGAGAGCGTGCCGCCCGGCAGCGACGGCCTGCTCATGCTCCCGTACCTTCTCGCCGAACGCGCCCCGCTGTGGGACCCCGACCTGACGGGCGCCTTCCTCGGGATCCGCCACGCACACACCCGCGGGCACTTCGTGCGGGCTGCCGTCGAGGGCGTGGCCCTCCAGCTCTCGACCATCGTGGACCGGCTCGACCGCATCGAGCCGGTGACGAGCGTCCGCGCGACCGGAGGTGTGTTCCGTTCCCCGCTCTGGCGCGACATCATGGCGGGCGCTCTCGGTCGGCCCGTCTGCGTGACTGGCGGAGCAGAGGGTTCCGCTCTCGGGGCCGCCGCCCTCGGCCTGTACGCCCTCGGCCGCGTGAGCGAGCTGGGCGACGGGGTCGGGGTCCTCGAGCCCGACGACGCGGATGCGAGCTCGTCGGCGATGCCCGCTGCCATGCCCGAGCACTCCGAGGTCTACGCGCGCATGCGCGCCGCGGTGCCGGGTCTGCTCGCCGCCTACGACGATGTCGCACGGCTCTTCCGGTCGATGGGAGAAGACTGA
- the malQ gene encoding 4-alpha-glucanotransferase: MPGPAGIGPEPGYYHLRTPDGRRRLVISAPERLPQPVRGWGWSVQLYAARSRDSWGIGDFAGLATITRAARAAGATSVLISPVHAAAPVPAQQASPYSPASRQWLQLLHIAMADVPGAGEVDLADLELAGRELNAERLIDRDAVWKLKRSALERIWSATRWTLPVEHEVWTAEHGQNLTRFATWCVLAETYGTGNWREWPSEFHSPAGALDFAAEHTDRVAFYAWAQWVADTQLAAACRAGAGVVVDIAVGFDSCSADAWDSQDEVCFDFEVGCPPDRHNVDGQKWGLPPFNPLALVAADFAPFIKMVRSALRHADALRIDHVMQLWRLFWVPAGEGAGQGAYVHYPTEAMLAIVRLEASRVGAWVVGEDMGTVADEVRDTMARDGMLGYRAALRLPVDQFPEAAMGASSTHDQATIAGTLTGSDTNDLRAIGKAANFEQLEQARRELAAAAGVDPDGPIGPEEIRRAVLAQYTRLAACKARVVLASLDDVGAVAERPNMPGTVTAWPNWCLSLPRPVEDILREPLAQELAQVLGTRA, translated from the coding sequence GTGCCCGGGCCCGCTGGCATCGGGCCGGAGCCGGGGTACTACCACCTGCGCACGCCGGACGGCCGGCGCCGTCTGGTGATCAGCGCACCGGAACGCTTGCCGCAGCCGGTCCGGGGCTGGGGTTGGTCGGTGCAGCTGTATGCGGCACGCTCCCGGGACTCCTGGGGCATCGGTGACTTCGCTGGCCTCGCAACGATCACTCGGGCGGCAAGGGCCGCCGGGGCCACCTCAGTCCTGATCTCCCCCGTGCACGCCGCCGCACCCGTCCCCGCGCAGCAGGCGTCCCCGTACTCGCCCGCGTCCCGGCAGTGGCTCCAGCTGCTCCACATCGCCATGGCAGACGTCCCCGGCGCCGGCGAGGTCGACCTCGCCGACCTCGAGCTGGCCGGGCGCGAGCTCAACGCCGAGCGACTCATCGACCGCGACGCCGTGTGGAAGTTGAAGCGTTCGGCCCTCGAGCGCATCTGGTCGGCCACCAGGTGGACGCTGCCCGTCGAGCACGAGGTCTGGACAGCAGAGCACGGGCAGAACCTCACCCGATTCGCCACCTGGTGCGTGCTGGCCGAGACCTATGGCACGGGGAACTGGCGGGAGTGGCCGTCCGAGTTCCACTCCCCCGCGGGCGCGCTCGACTTCGCAGCCGAGCACACCGACCGGGTTGCCTTCTACGCGTGGGCTCAATGGGTCGCCGACACCCAGCTTGCTGCGGCCTGCCGAGCCGGCGCCGGCGTCGTGGTGGACATCGCCGTCGGGTTCGACTCCTGCAGCGCGGACGCGTGGGACAGCCAGGACGAGGTCTGCTTCGACTTCGAGGTCGGCTGCCCGCCGGACCGGCACAACGTCGACGGCCAGAAATGGGGGCTTCCCCCCTTCAACCCGCTGGCCCTCGTCGCCGCAGACTTCGCTCCATTCATCAAGATGGTCCGCTCCGCGCTGCGCCACGCGGACGCGCTGCGCATCGACCACGTCATGCAGCTGTGGCGCCTCTTCTGGGTACCGGCGGGCGAGGGGGCAGGTCAGGGTGCCTATGTGCACTACCCGACCGAGGCGATGCTCGCGATCGTGCGCCTCGAGGCCAGCCGAGTCGGCGCGTGGGTCGTCGGGGAAGACATGGGAACGGTGGCCGACGAGGTCCGCGACACGATGGCCCGGGACGGAATGCTCGGCTACCGGGCCGCGCTGCGCCTGCCGGTCGATCAGTTCCCGGAGGCCGCCATGGGTGCGTCCTCCACGCACGACCAGGCCACGATTGCCGGCACCCTGACCGGGTCGGACACGAACGACCTGCGCGCCATCGGCAAGGCCGCGAACTTCGAGCAGCTCGAGCAGGCGCGGCGCGAGCTGGCCGCCGCCGCGGGCGTCGACCCCGACGGTCCTATCGGACCCGAGGAGATCAGGCGTGCGGTCCTCGCCCAATACACCCGCTTGGCTGCCTGCAAGGCCCGGGTGGTGCTGGCCTCCCTCGACGACGTCGGCGCGGTCGCCGAACGACCGAACATGCCCGGAACGGTCACCGCCTGGCCGAACTGGTGCCTGAGCCTGCCGCGGCCGGTCGAGGACATCCTGCGCGAGCCCCTTGCGCAGGAGCTGGCACAGGTCTTGGGTACGCGCGCCTGA
- a CDS encoding FAD-binding protein — MSVHDTQQRLAHPHPTDERRDRPHPEPRWDQLAAHLTGHVVLPDDPGYDALVGSFNLTQHPHPAAVVQAADADDVVAAVRFAGRHGIEIAPQATGHGATDALDGALLIHTGLLQELQIHAEGWARIGAGVRWQQVLEAAAPLDLMGLAGSSPTVGVVGYVTGGGLSPRGPRLRFRRGPRARPRPRDRRRGAAPGDPRARAGPVLGRARR; from the coding sequence ATGTCCGTGCACGACACCCAGCAGCGCCTCGCCCACCCGCACCCCACGGACGAGCGTCGCGACCGGCCCCACCCGGAGCCGCGCTGGGACCAGCTGGCCGCCCACCTCACCGGGCACGTGGTCCTGCCCGACGACCCGGGCTACGACGCCCTGGTCGGATCCTTCAACCTGACCCAGCACCCGCACCCGGCGGCCGTCGTCCAGGCGGCCGATGCCGACGACGTGGTCGCGGCCGTCCGCTTCGCCGGCCGGCACGGCATCGAGATCGCGCCGCAGGCCACCGGTCACGGCGCGACGGACGCCCTGGACGGCGCGTTGCTGATCCACACCGGCCTCCTGCAGGAGCTGCAGATCCACGCCGAGGGGTGGGCGCGCATCGGCGCCGGGGTCCGGTGGCAGCAGGTGCTGGAGGCCGCCGCACCGCTCGACCTCATGGGCCTGGCTGGCTCGTCACCCACCGTCGGCGTGGTCGGCTACGTCACCGGTGGCGGCCTGTCACCGCGTGGCCCACGCCTACGGTTTCGCCGCGGACCGCGTGCGCGCCCTCGACCTCGTGACCGCCGACGGGGTGCTGCGCCGGGTGACCCCCGAGCTCGAGCCGGACCTGTTCTGGGCCGTGCGCGGCGGTAA
- a CDS encoding BTAD domain-containing putative transcriptional regulator, with protein MEGIGVRALGPVRVRVGGTPDDLVVPPRLRSALAALVLNLGHVVPADLLAMRVWGEDVGPAALLPAVSRLRRILEPGVVDGAWQLLLTRSPGYLLALPDEAVDARRFERALAEAKVARSAEDLTGAVSLLDGALALWHGAAYADVERPFAREEAMRLERRRRTAAELAADLVLRLGRPDEAVERLLPVVQAEPLDEGVRAAQVRALYAAGRQAEALSVIENVRLLHADELGVDPGPELRELQARVLRHDPGLLPSRRPTGSVAEQPRRSSPPAPSPPSLGPALTTFVGREEDLDFLAAALRAHRLVTVVGPGGSGKTRLVCEALRRGLVPGEVAVVELAGIQDGALVGAQVADVLDVSLTGAGPVDAVVTAVQDRAVTVILDNGEHLVDDVAAWCAQVLASCPHLVVLATSRQPVGLDGEAVLPCGPLPVGELDDDAVLLFRDRARLVGAPVSDDIGTSRLVHHVCTRLDGLPLAIELAAACLRALPLTEVARRVEDPFELLTEGRRSAAPHQRTLVQTVRWSVDLLDDAERRLFEQLAAFPGGFATDTVDAVAGSSSGQALSALRALVSQSLVVLERERGRYRMLETLRQSSTSRSPRRSWRTGTARRGSSPILSNGSSLCCAGPGRRQAGHGSTRSSRTSGPPWRTRSRAGTVARPPASLRPSAGGGTSAATSTRVARR; from the coding sequence ATGGAGGGCATCGGTGTCCGGGCCCTGGGCCCGGTCCGGGTGCGGGTCGGTGGCACGCCGGACGATCTCGTCGTGCCCCCACGCCTTCGTTCCGCCCTGGCGGCCCTGGTGCTGAACCTCGGCCACGTGGTGCCGGCGGACCTGCTCGCGATGCGGGTCTGGGGTGAGGACGTCGGGCCCGCCGCGCTGCTGCCCGCCGTCTCGCGGCTGCGGCGGATCCTCGAGCCCGGTGTGGTCGACGGGGCCTGGCAGCTGCTGCTCACCCGGTCACCGGGCTATCTGCTCGCGCTGCCCGACGAGGCCGTCGACGCCCGCAGGTTCGAGCGCGCGCTCGCCGAGGCCAAGGTGGCGCGGTCCGCCGAGGACCTCACGGGCGCCGTCAGCCTTCTGGATGGCGCCCTCGCGCTCTGGCACGGCGCCGCCTATGCCGACGTCGAGCGCCCCTTCGCGCGCGAGGAGGCCATGCGTCTCGAGCGCCGACGCCGAACCGCCGCCGAGCTCGCGGCGGACCTGGTGCTGCGGCTGGGGAGGCCCGACGAGGCGGTGGAGCGGTTGTTGCCGGTGGTGCAGGCCGAGCCGCTCGACGAGGGGGTGCGGGCGGCCCAGGTCCGGGCGCTGTACGCCGCCGGGCGACAGGCGGAGGCGCTCTCGGTCATCGAGAACGTCCGGCTGCTGCACGCCGACGAGCTGGGCGTCGACCCTGGACCAGAGCTGCGCGAGCTGCAGGCGCGCGTGCTGCGGCACGACCCGGGCCTGCTGCCCAGCCGGCGGCCGACGGGCTCGGTCGCCGAGCAGCCGCGTCGCTCGTCACCGCCCGCGCCGTCACCGCCGAGCCTCGGGCCCGCGCTGACCACGTTCGTCGGCCGGGAGGAGGACCTGGACTTCTTGGCAGCGGCGCTGCGGGCGCACCGGCTGGTCACGGTGGTGGGCCCGGGCGGCTCGGGCAAGACGCGGCTCGTCTGCGAGGCCCTGCGGCGCGGGCTCGTACCGGGCGAGGTGGCCGTCGTGGAGCTGGCGGGGATCCAGGACGGCGCGCTGGTCGGCGCGCAGGTGGCCGACGTGCTGGACGTCAGCCTGACCGGCGCGGGGCCCGTCGACGCCGTGGTCACCGCGGTGCAGGACCGCGCGGTCACCGTGATCCTCGACAACGGCGAGCACCTGGTCGACGACGTCGCGGCCTGGTGCGCGCAGGTCCTGGCCAGCTGCCCGCACCTCGTCGTGCTGGCCACGTCACGGCAACCCGTGGGCCTGGACGGGGAGGCGGTCCTGCCGTGCGGCCCCCTGCCGGTGGGGGAGCTGGACGACGACGCGGTCCTCCTGTTCCGCGACCGAGCGCGACTCGTCGGAGCGCCCGTGTCCGACGACATCGGCACAAGTCGCCTGGTCCACCACGTCTGCACCCGTCTCGACGGGCTGCCCCTGGCCATCGAGCTGGCTGCCGCGTGCCTGCGAGCCCTGCCGCTGACGGAGGTCGCACGCCGGGTCGAGGACCCGTTCGAGCTGCTCACCGAGGGGCGCCGCAGCGCCGCGCCCCACCAGCGCACGCTGGTGCAGACCGTGCGCTGGAGCGTGGACCTCCTCGACGACGCCGAGCGTCGACTCTTCGAGCAGCTGGCCGCCTTCCCTGGCGGGTTCGCCACCGACACCGTCGACGCGGTGGCCGGCTCCTCCTCCGGCCAGGCGCTGAGCGCGCTGCGCGCTCTCGTCTCCCAGTCCCTGGTCGTCCTGGAGCGCGAGCGTGGGCGGTACCGGATGCTGGAGACGCTGCGCCAGTCGAGCACGAGCAGGAGCCCGCGGCGCTCCTGGCGGACCGGGACCGCCAGGCGAGGGTCGTCGCCGATCTTGTCGAACGGCTCGAGCCTCTGCTGCGCGGGACCGGGCAGGAGGCAGGCTGGGCACGGCTCGACGCGGAGCAGCAGAACATCCGGGCCGCCCTGGCGCACGCGCTCGCGCGCGGGGACGGTCGCACGGCCGCCCGCATCGCTGCGTCCGTCGGCTGGTGGTGGTACCAGCGCGGCCACGTCGACGAGGGTCGCGCGGCGCTGA
- a CDS encoding ANTAR domain-containing protein produces the protein MIHTPDDLHDRPGAHDAEIPLGTVRAQGDVWTWSDSVYAMHGFAPGEVVPTAEVMLAHCHAADRDRLAAVLVADDSELSYAAEQYRLIDARGDEHWVALTVDWSSSDSCMYASMLDLTARHARASADAVTSILTEALESRSIIDQAKGALELVYGTDESTAFNLLKLYSQQTNVKLRTVASEIVDSLSSAHALPTAMKDLFDEKFLDLARNGPASTARPAIRDEARRPIEVTLQMDADVVRIVVTGDVDLATAPAFGGALRSACARASAEHGVVVDLSGCARVGPEGLAELASARRRLTRKSAEIHALVGDETLNPSAVAAVVQTVVVPGRDPDDVDAVQA, from the coding sequence ATGATCCACACACCAGATGACCTGCACGACCGGCCCGGAGCACACGACGCCGAGATCCCGCTGGGCACCGTTCGCGCCCAGGGGGACGTCTGGACCTGGTCGGACAGCGTGTACGCCATGCACGGCTTCGCGCCGGGCGAGGTCGTGCCCACGGCCGAGGTGATGCTCGCCCACTGCCACGCCGCCGACCGGGACCGGCTGGCGGCGGTGCTGGTCGCCGACGACAGCGAGCTGTCCTACGCGGCCGAGCAGTACAGGCTGATCGACGCCCGTGGTGACGAGCACTGGGTGGCGCTCACCGTGGACTGGTCGTCGTCCGACAGCTGCATGTACGCCTCGATGCTCGATCTGACCGCCCGCCATGCCCGAGCGAGCGCTGACGCGGTGACGTCCATCCTGACTGAGGCCCTCGAGTCGCGCAGCATCATCGACCAGGCCAAGGGTGCGCTCGAGCTGGTCTACGGGACCGACGAGTCGACCGCCTTCAACCTCCTGAAGCTGTACTCCCAGCAGACCAACGTCAAGCTTCGTACCGTCGCGAGCGAGATCGTCGACTCGTTGAGCAGCGCCCACGCGTTGCCGACCGCCATGAAGGACCTCTTCGACGAGAAGTTCCTCGACCTCGCGCGCAACGGACCGGCGAGCACCGCGCGCCCCGCGATCCGCGACGAGGCCCGACGGCCCATCGAGGTCACCCTGCAGATGGACGCCGACGTCGTCCGCATCGTCGTCACGGGCGACGTCGACCTCGCGACCGCACCGGCGTTCGGCGGCGCCCTGCGGTCGGCGTGCGCGCGCGCGAGCGCCGAGCACGGGGTCGTGGTGGATCTCTCGGGCTGTGCGCGCGTCGGTCCCGAAGGACTCGCCGAGCTCGCTTCAGCGCGTCGACGACTGACCCGGAAGTCAGCGGAGATCCACGCACTGGTCGGCGACGAGACGCTGAATCCCTCCGCCGTCGCCGCCGTCGTGCAGACGGTCGTCGTCCCTGGTCGGGACCCGGACGACGTCGACGCCGTGCAGGCCTGA
- a CDS encoding GAF and ANTAR domain-containing protein: MDESAEVMTLLARAVDRGAGGEPLAQRLCRACLEILGAGGAAITLATSRPESVTIWATDRTAAGIESVQDVIGEGPSREAFDSGRPVVVRVGAAAPGPYAVFDAMAENLAGNVTIWALPMQPNGTTIGVLTLYRASGGLRRGLSEAQAVADAVGAALLEDARTEVPASLAAWSDRAVVHQAIGMVVAQLGIPPADALALLRAHAYTSSSELTAVASAVVSRHLDLSGTPGDSGRPWRRTTRSPGTNDGRAGHGER; the protein is encoded by the coding sequence GTGGACGAGAGCGCCGAGGTGATGACGCTGCTGGCGCGCGCCGTCGACCGCGGTGCGGGCGGCGAGCCGCTGGCCCAGCGCCTGTGCCGAGCATGCCTCGAGATCCTGGGCGCCGGGGGAGCGGCCATCACGCTGGCCACGTCGCGACCAGAGAGCGTGACGATCTGGGCGACGGACCGGACGGCAGCAGGCATCGAGAGCGTCCAGGACGTCATCGGCGAAGGACCCAGCCGGGAGGCGTTCGACTCGGGACGGCCCGTCGTGGTTCGCGTCGGCGCCGCCGCGCCCGGCCCGTACGCCGTGTTCGACGCCATGGCCGAGAACCTCGCGGGCAACGTCACCATCTGGGCACTCCCGATGCAGCCGAACGGCACGACGATCGGCGTCCTGACCCTGTACCGGGCGTCGGGCGGACTACGTCGCGGGCTGAGCGAGGCCCAGGCGGTCGCCGACGCCGTCGGTGCCGCCCTGCTGGAGGATGCCCGGACAGAGGTCCCCGCCTCGCTGGCTGCATGGTCAGATCGGGCTGTCGTCCATCAGGCGATCGGGATGGTGGTCGCCCAGCTCGGCATCCCGCCGGCGGACGCGCTCGCGCTGCTCCGGGCGCACGCCTACACGTCCTCGAGCGAGCTCACGGCGGTCGCGTCGGCTGTGGTGAGCCGACACCTGGACCTCTCCGGCACTCCCGGCGACTCCGGTCGGCCGTGGCGCAGGACCACGAGATCCCCAGGGACCAACGACGGCCGCGCAGGGCACGGTGAGCGATGA